The following nucleotide sequence is from Pseudonocardia sp. C8.
TGCCGTGGAGCGCCACCGGTCCGGCGCTGGCCTGGCTGGTCGCGTTGTTCGCCGCCGGTGCGCTGTGGCGGGTGCGACGGGAGCGGATCGAGCAGGTCCGCCGCGCGGCGGAGGAGGAGCGACGGCGACGCGCGGGCGAGGAGCGGCTGCGGATCGCGCAGGAGCTGCACGACGTGCTCGGCCACCACGTCTCGTTGATCAACGTGCAGGCGGGGGTGGCGTTGTTCCTGATGGACGACGACCCGGAGCAGGCCCGCACCGCGCTCACCGAGATCAAGCGGGCCAGCCGGGACCTGCTCCGGGAGATGCGCTCCACGCTGGGTGTGCTGCGCGGGGTGGACGAGCAGGCACCGCGGCTGCCCACGCCGGGCCTGGACCGCCTCGACGCGTTGCTCGACGAGGTTCGCGCGGCCGGGCTGCCGGTGGATCGCCGCACCGACGGGGCACCGCGGCCGCTGCCGACCGGGGTGGACCTGGCCGCGTACCGGATCGTGCAGGAGTCGCTGACCAACACCCGCCGGCACTCGGGGGCGGCGGCCGCGGTCGTCACGCTGCGGTTCGGTGCGGACGAGCTGGAGCTGACCGTGGACGACGACGGCAGCGGCCCCGCCGACGGCGTGGCCGAGGGGGCCGGGCTGACCGGGATGCGGGAGCGGGCCCGGTCGGTGGGCGGCACGCTCGAGGCGGGACCCGGCCCGGAGCGGGGCTTCCGGGTGCACGCCCGGCTCCCCGCGCCCCCGACGGCCGGTGGGCCGGAGCCGGCGGCCGCGGCGCCGCCGGACACTGCCCCGGCCGCCGGCGCGCCGGTCCCCGCCCCGTCCCCGACCGGCGCCCCGGTACCGGACGCGCCGGGAACCGCCCCGCCGACCGGCCCGGACGACGGGACGGTGGAGCGGTGATCCGCGTGCTGCTCGCCGACGACCAGGCCCTCGTCCGTTCCGGGTTCCGCGCGTTGCTCGGTTCCCAGCCCGACCTCGAGGTCGTCGCCGAGGCCGCCGACGGCGCGGAGGCGCTGGCCGCGACCCGCGAGCACGCGCCGGACGTCGTGCTCATGGACATCCGGATGCCCGGCACCGACGGCCTCACCGCCACCCGGTCGATCACCGACGATCCCGCGCTGGCCGGCACGAAGGTGATCGTGCTGACCACCTTCACCGACGACTCGTACGTGTTCGAGGCGATCCGCGGCGGCGCGAGCGGGTTCCTGGTGAAGGACTCCGAGCCCGGTGACCTGATCCACGCGATCCGGGTGGTGCACGGCGGCGAGGCGCTGCTCGCGCCGGCGGTCACCCGCACGCTGATCGCCGAGTTCGCGGCCCGTTCCCGGGGTGGCCCGGCCGGCGCGGCGCGGCTCGACGTGCTCACCGAGCGGGAACGGGAGGTGCTCGCCGAGGTGGCCGCCGGGCTGTCCAACGACGAGATCGCCGTCCGCCTGCACATGAGCCCGACGACGGCGAAGACGCACGTCAGCCGCACGATGACCAAGGTCGGTGCCCGGGACCGGGCCCAGCTGGTGGTGCTGGCCTACGAGTCCGGCCTGGTCCGGCCGGGCTGGGCGGGCTGAATGGGAGGATCCGGCGGGTGACGACCGTCTTCGTGTTCAACGGCCCGAACCTCAACCTGCTCGGCACCCGCAACCCCGAGGTGTACGGCACGAAGGTCCTCGACGACGTCGAGGCCCTGTGCCGGGACTCCGCCGCCGGGCACGGACTGGAGCTGGACTTCCGGCAGACCAACCACGAGGGCACCCTCGTCGACTGGATCCATGAGGCCGGGGCCGCGGTCAAGCGGGGCGAGGCGCTCGGCCTGGTGCTCAACGCGGCGGCCTACACCCACACCTCGGTGGCGCTGCACGACGCGATCGAGGGCACCGAGCTCCCGACCGTCGAGGTGCACATCTCGAACGTGCACGGCCGGGAGACGTTCCGGCACCACTCGTTCGTCTCGCCGGTGGCCATCGGGATCGTCGTCGGCTTCGGCGTCGACGGCTACGCCCTGGCGATCGACGGGCTGGTCCGGAAGCGGCGCCCGGCACGGTCCGTCTAGATTGCGCCGGACGACACCGGGCCGCCGCGGACCCCTCGCGCGCGGCGGCCCGGGAGCCTGCTCAGCCCTCGACGGCCGACGGGTCCATCCAGACGAACTCCCAGCGGTGACCGTCCGGGTCGTCGACGCTGCGGCCGTACATGAAGCCGTGGTCCTGGGTGTCCCCACCCTGGGTGCCGCCGGCGCCCAGGCCGGCCTCGGCGATCCGGTCGACCTCGTCCCGGCTCTCCACGCCCAGCGCGTTGATGACCTCGCGGGCGGTGCCGGTGTCGGCGGTGCCGGACTGCTTGGTGAACTCGGTGAACCGCTTCTCGGTCATGACCATGACGACGATCGCGTCGCTGATCACGAAGGACGCCGTCTGCTCGTCGGAGAACTGCTCGTTGAGCGTGAACCCGAGGGCGGAGTAGAACGCCTTGGAGGTGTCGAGGTCGGCGACCGGCAGGTTCACGAAGATCATGTTCGGCATGTCTGGCTCCTGGGTTGTGGTGTGGCGCCGGGGTTCCGGTGCCGTTCGAGAGGGGTGACCGCAGGCCGGGCGAGAACTCATCGCCCGGCCCCCAGGTTCGTCCCGGGCGTCCGGCAGGATCACCGTCCATGACCGTGAAGTGGGGAATCATCGGGCCGGGCCGGATCGCCGGGAAGATCGCTCCGGACTTCGGGCACGTTCGCGACGCCGAGCTGGTCGCCGTCGCGTCCCGGTCCACCGAGCGCGCCGAGGCCTTCGCCCGCAGCCACGGCATCGGGCGGGTGCACACCGGCTACCGGTCGATCATCGACGACGACGGCGTCGACGTCCTCTACATCGCCACCCCGCACCCGCAGCACCGCGCGCTCGCACTGGCCGCCCTCGAGGCCGGCAAGGCGATCATGGTGGAGAAGGCGTTCACGGTGAGCTCGGTCGCCACCCGGGAGATCGCCGCGGCCGCGCGCAACCGTGGCGTCTTCGCGATGGAGGGCATGTGGACGCGGTTCTTCCCGGCCGTCGTCCGGCTCCGCGAGCTGCTCGCCGAGGGCGCGATCGGCGAGGTCCGCTCGGTGCAGGCCGACCTCGGCGTCCGGAACCGGTCCGCCGTCGACGACCGCTTCTTCTCCCCGCAGCTCGGCGGCGGCGCCCTCTTCGACGTCGGCGTCTACGTGATCTCGTTCGCCCAGATGATCCTCGGCAGCCCGTCGGTGATCGCCGCGTCGGGCGCGCTCGCGCCGTCCGGTGTGGACCTGGAGGAGTCGATCCTGCTCGGCTGGCCGGACGGGCGCAGCGCCGCCCTGCAGGTCAGCCTGCAGTGCGCGATGCCCGGCTCGGCCCGGGTGATCGGCACCGAGGGCTGGATCGAGGTCCCGCCGCGCTTCCACCACCCGGACCGGATCGTCGTGCACCGGTTCGGTGCCGAGCCCGAGGAGATCGTGCTGCCGGCCACGGGCGCCGGGTTCACGCACGAGATCGAGGAGGTCACGCGCCGGGTCGCGGCCGGCGAGACCGAGAGTCCGGTGATGCCGCTGGCCGACACCGTCGCTGTCCAGGACGTGATGGCTGCGGTCGCCGACCAGGTCGGGATGGTGCCGGAGGAGGGGCCGGCGATGCTGTGACCATTCCCGGATTTCACCTGATCGTACCGCCGGTGCCTCTTGACGGGGGTTTCCGAAATTGGTTCCGTGTGAGAGGCAGCTGAGATTCAAATGAGCCTCCGTGAGCGTTCTTGTGGACGCGCGGGTGCGTATTCGAAGGAGAGTAAGTTGCTTGTCACCAAACCCATGGCTGGCGCGATGACGTTACTGGCCGTTGCCGCATTCATAGTCACGCTATTCGGAGGCGTGGCGTCGGCCGGGCCTTCCTATCCTCCCATTCCGAGCGACCTGTTGAGGAGTCACTGCACGGTGGAGTCGGTCGCGGGGGTGAGCAGTGGTGTCAAAATTACTTGCAATGGTCTTCCGGTGAAGGAGCGCGAGTTCCGTGCTATTGCAGTATGTAACTCCCCGAAGAAGTCTAAGGTATATGGGTTTGGGAACTGGGCGCCGACGGGGAGTGGGGCGTCAACTGCGGTATGTCCGGTTGGCTTTGGTTTCCAGCTTTTTGAAACTGGGATGCGCTGAGCGTAGACCCAACCTTCGTACCGGGAACGGGGTCGGCCGGGTTCCGCTGCCACGCATGTCGGGGCAGGTCGCCGGCATCCTGGTCGGCGCGCATCAGGCCGTTTGGGGGTCGGGATCCGGTGGGCCCAGGTTGGTCGCCAGCATGTAGCTGATCCGATAGTACTGCTCTCCGCGCGCAGGTCGGGATCCAACGGCAGTGGGCTCCTGCAAGCCGCCGCACTCGATGTCGTCACCCAGCCCGGCTGGCAGACCCATCTGCGCGCCCTGCGCAAGCAGCTTCGCGCTCGGCGCGATCTCCTCGTCGGCGCGATCTCGACACACGTTCCCAGCGCCACGGTCTGGGCAGTACCGCCCGGCGGGCTCAACCTTTGGGTGCGGCTGCCCGATGCGGTCGACCTCGATCGGCTCACGAAGGATGCCGAAGCCAGGGGTCTCGTCCTCGCTGGTGGCGATGAATGGTTCCCCGCGGAGCCCACCGGCCGCTACCTACGCCTCAACTTTGCCGGACCTGTCCCCGCCGCCTACAAACAAGCCGCCACACTACTCGACGAGTCGCTTCGGGCACAGCAGTAGCCGGCAACAACCTTCTGGCCAGCAACAGCTGGCGTTCTTTCGAACGCGGGTTCGAGTTGTCCCCAGCGCCGTCCACACCTGTGGACAACTCGCCGTTCCTGTGGACGGATCCGTCACCGGCGACGGGTGCGCCGGACCGTGGGCCGGTCCATCCCGTCGCCGGTCATCTCCCGGGCGATCCGCACGACGTGGTCGCGGACGTGCGGGTCGAGGTCGGCGGTCCGCAGTGCGAGCAGCTCGAGGATCGACGCCATGCCGAACGCCTGCTCGGGGCGGGCCAGCAGGCCGGTGTGGTGCGCCTGGATCGCGTCCCGGCGCAGCGCCGCCGCGGCCGCGAGGATCGTCTCGCGATCGGCCCGCAGCGCGGAGAGCCGGCGTCGTTCGTGAGCGTTCATGGTCCCCCGGGCGGTCGGGCGGTCGGTCGGTCCGCCCGGGGGAGCGGGCGCGGGACCAGGGTGCGCCCTGCATCCGCCCCGGGGCCAGCGGAGTCCCCGAGATGTCGCACACATGTTCGACTCAGAGGTACAGCAGCACGACGGTGAGTACCGACGTCGCGGCCCGCACGTGGTTCGCCACCGTCCACCGCGGTGCGAACGAGTCCCACTCCCCGCCCCGGTCGAGGGCGGTGTTGAGCGGGATGTTCACCGCGACCGTCACCACGAAGGCGGTCAGTCCGGTCACCGCGCCGGCGATCCGGAGCGGGTCCCCGGCGAGCACCCCGGCGAGCAGCAGCGCGGCACAGGTGAGGGCCGTCCCGGCGAACAGGGCCCCGAACACCGGGTTCAGGATCACCCGGTTCACCTCCCGCATGGTCGCGGCCGCCTCGCCGGCCGGTCGCCGGCGCAGCGCCGGCAGGACCGCGACCGAGAACGCCAGGTAGATCCCGCCGAGCAGGCCGGACCCGATGCCGGCGACGCCACCGAGGACCCCGCCGCTCGCCGCCCAGTCCACCGCGATGCCCTGGAACCCGTCCCGAGCAGTGGTCATGTCGCGCTCCCGTCGTCGATGGTCCATCCATCGTGGCGCGACAACGCTGGACGCAGAATCATTCGTCATCCACAATCATTGCTCGATCATCCACAGCTGGGGACGAGCTGTGGATCGGCTGGCATGCTGTGCCCGTGCCCGCCCCGCCGTTCCCGGTCGCCGACCCGCTCGGCGAGGCGCTGCACGTCCTGCGGATGGACGGCGTCTTCTACTGCCGGTCCGAGCTCGGCGAGCCGTGGGGGATGACGCTGCCCGCGACCCCGGGCTGCCTCTGGTTCCACGTCGTCACCTCCGGTGGGTGCCGGCTGACCGTGGACGGCGGCGAGCACGTCCTCCGCCCCGGGGAGCTGGCCCTCGTCCCGCACGGCACCGGGCACGTGCTGCGCAGCGCGCCGGACGCCCTCGCGCCGGACATCCGGGCGATCCCGCACGCGATGCTCGACGGCCGCTACGCCCTGCTCCGGCACGGCGGCGCGGGCCCGGCGACCCGGATGGTGTGCGGCGCCGTGCGCTTCGGGCATCCCGCGGCGCGCGACCTCGTCGACCGGCTGCCGGAGCTGATCAGGGTCGAGCCGTCACCGCTCGGCGACCGCGTCCAGGACACGCTCCGGCTGATCGCCGCCGAGGTCGAGGACGGCAGACCCGGCAGCGATGCGGTGATCACCCGGCTGGCCGACGTGCTGGTCATCCAGGCCGTCCGCGGCCGGCTGGAGCGCGACGCGGGCGCCCGGACCGGCTGGCTCGGCGCGCTGGCCGACGACCGCATCGGCCGCGCGCTCGCCGCGGTGCACCGTGAACCGGAGCGCGACTGGACGGTCGCGTCCCTCGCCGCGACCGCGGCGATGTCCCGGTCGGCGTTCGCGGCGCGGTTCACCGAGCTGGTCGGCGAGCCCGCGATGGCATACGTGACGCGGTGGCGGATGCAGGCCGCCGTCGACGTCCTGTCGGGGGGAGATGCGACGGTGGCCGAGGTCGCCCGCCGGTTCGGCTACCGCTCCGAGGCGGCGTTCACGCGGGCCTTCACCCGGGTCGTCGGCGAGCCGGCCGGCCAGGTACGGCGGCGGGCCACGGCGCGCGGCCCGGCCGGGCTGGAGGCGTTCGCCGGGCCGGGATGACGACACCCGAGGGCGTCGTACGCATGTTCGACCCAAGGGTGGTACGCTGCGACGACAGCACAAAGAGTCGCCTCGATGTTCTCGTATCGAGCACCATCGTGGCAGCGCAAGAGATCGGTAGACGACGTCATGGACGGGTATCGATGGCGTCGTATCGAGCATGCTCGGAAAGGAGCTAGAAAGCGGTAGACGGGCCGATCGGGGCCCGGCGATGCCGCGGTATCGGCGTGTCTCGGGGTCATCCGAGATTCCGGTAGACGGCGGCATCGATCGGTCATGGCGTTGTATCCCGCCGTCTAGCCGATGGGCGAGACGGGTGGAGACATCAGGATGGCCCCGTGCCCGCTCGGGCTCTCTGCTGCGCTCTCGCGAATTTCCTAGAACGGCGGAGACAGCCGGATCGTGCGTGCTCACGGCCCTTGCCCCGCGGCCTAGTCTGGCTGTGGCCAGGGAGGGGCGACCGATGGGCGGGAGACGTGCGGCGAGCGGCGCAGCGGCGGCGGTGCTGCTCGCCGTCCTGACCGGGTGCGGGGAGCCGGCGCCACCCGCCGCGCCGGCCGCACCACCCGCGCCCGCCGCACCGGCAGCACCGCCCGCCCCACCCCCGGCACCCGGTAGCCCGACATCGGCACCGGTGCCGACCGGAACGGTCGTCATGCTGGGCCCCAGCCAGTTCGGCGACGTGCTGTTCGACGGGGACGGACGGGCGATGTACATGTTCGCGCCCGAGAAGGGGGCGGCTCCCGCCTGCTACGGCGAGTGCGCCGCCGCCTGGCCACCCGCCGTCACCGACGGCCCGCCGCAGGCCTCCGGCGGGACCCGGCAGGAGCTGCTCGGCACGACCCTCCGCACGGACGGCACGACCCAGCTGACCTACGCCGGTCATCCGCTCTACGCGTACCGCGGCGAGCCGCCCGGGGTCGTGCGCTGCCACAACGTCGACCTGCACGGCGGGCTGTGGTACGCGCTCACCGCGTCCGGCGAGATCGCTCCGCTGGAGCCACGCTCCTGAAGGGCGAGCACCGCGGAGCGATCCACCGCACGGTGGTTCGGGGCACGAGGCAGCAGCCCGTTCCGCCGAACCCACGCTCCGGCCCGTTCCCGCCGAGATGCAGCCCAGGGTTCGGTAAAGACCGAGACAATTCGCGCTGAGCTGCATGTCGGCGGGGGTGATCCCGGCACGGACCGTTCGCGTCGGGCGCGAGGGGCCACCGTCGCCGCGCCGGCGGTGGCCCCCCGCGACACCGCGCCGGAAAGCGAACGGATCAGTGCTTGGTCGGGACCGTCACCGGGTCCCCGGCGACCAGCAGCACCTCGGCCCCGTCGACGAGGATCCCCTGGGTGGTCCCGGGGCTCGCGTCCAGGACGAACGACGACTCGTCGTGCCCCAGGTCGACCCGCACCGGGTGGCCACGCCACCGGACGGTGAACCGCAGCCGTTCCCACCGCTCCGGCAGCCGGGGCGCGAACGTCAGGCGGCCGCCCAGCATCCGCATCCCGCCGAAGCCGTGCACCGCGATCTGCCAGGTCCCGGCCGCCGCGGCGATGTGCATGCCCTCGATGGTGTTGCCCTGGTTGTCGTCGAGGTCGACGTAGGCCGACCGCTCGAAGTAGCGCACGGCCATCGTCGGGTCGCCCACCTGCAGGCCCAGGATCGCGTGGATCGACGGGCTCAGCGACGACTTGTGCAGCGTCCGGGCCTCGTAGTACTCGAAGTTCGCCCGCTGGGTCTCCGGCGGGTACTCGTCGGGCAGCAGGTACATCAGCATGAGGACGTCGGGCTGCTTGAGCAGCTTCGTGTCCTCGCAGTTGAAGTGGTGGTAGCCCGGTGGATAGCGGGGCATGTCGTTCTCGTCCCACGACTCGATCGGCACGTCGAGCCGGTCGAAGTAGCCGTCGAACTGCTCGATGACCCCGTCGGGGCGGGCGACGGGCCGGCGCACCCGGTCGGCCACGTCGGCCCAGCCGGCGACCTCGTCCGGGTCGAGGCCGATCGCGTCCCCGATGCCGGCGAGCCGGTCGGGCGCGGTCGCGGCGAGCGTGCGGTGCACGTCCACGGCCTCGGTCAGGTGCCAGCGCACCAGCCGGTTGGTGAACGCGTTCTCCGCGACGTGGCTGTGGAACTCGTCCGGGCCCATGACGTTGCTCAGTCCCAGCGAGCCGTCCGCACGTTCCTCGAGCCGGGACACCCAGAACCGCGCCGTCTCGAAGAGGATCTCGGCTCCCGCGTCGAGCAGGAACCGCTCGTCACCGGTCACCGCGACGTACTCCCGGACCGCGTAGGCGACGTCGGCGGTGACGTGCAGCTCCTCCTCCCGCGTCCAGAACCGGTCCTTGCCGTCGGGGGTCCACCGCGGGCACTCCTCGCGACCGGTGTCGGCGGCCTCCCAGGCGTAGCGCGCGCCGCGCGTCCCGTTCTCCGCGGACAGTGCCCGGGCCCCGGGCAGCGTGTGGTGCCGGTAGCAGAGCAGCGACCGGGCGGTCTCCGGCCGGGTGTAGAGGTAGAAGGGCAGCAGCAGGATCTCCGAGTCCCAGAACACGTGGCCCCGGTAGCCCTCCCCGGAGAGCGACTTCGCCCCGATGCTGACCGTCGGGTCGTCCGGGTTGGCGGCGATCAGCAGGTGGTAGGTCCCGAACCGCAGCGCCAGCGCGTCCTTCTCGTGCCCGACGACCTGCAGCTCGCTGTCCCGCCACAGCTCCGCCCAGGCCTCGGTGCTGGCCCGGACGGCCCCGTCGACGCCGCCCGCGGCGTGCGCCGCGACGGTCGCCGCCGCCCGCGCGCCCGGATCGTCCGGCCGGCCGGGGTCCCGGGACGTCGCGATGCCGACGAGCTTGTCGACCGTGACCGTCTCCCCGTCCGGCACCCGGAACTCGAGCCGCCGCGCCACCCGCTCACCTTCGACGAGGTCGGTGCTGCGGTCCGCGGCCCGGCCGGCCGTCACCGCGAAGGCGAAGGCGAGCCGGGTGCCGCGGTCGATCGTGTCGGCGTGCAGGAACCCGGTGCCGTCCGCGGCGAACCCGAGCTCACGGACGTCGAGATGCGTCGAGCGGGCCCACTTGTCCCACCGGCGCTGCGGCGGGAGGTCGAGGCCGTCCGGGTAGCGGGGCAGGCGGTCGAGGTTGCGCCGGTGGCCGTCCACCCCGGCCACGACCACGACCTCGGCGTCGTGGCCGAGCGGGGTCACCTCGACCCGCAGGGCGCACAGGTCCCGGTCGGCCATGCTGGCCAGCCGCACGCTGCGCAGCCGGGTGCACCGGCCGGCCCGGTCGGCGAACGTGGTGCTGCGGTGCAGCAGCCCGGTGCGCAGGTCGAGGACGCGCTCGTGCTCGACGATCTCGGCCGCGTCCGGGTCGAGCCGGACGCCGTCCACCCACACCGCGGTGTGCAGCCAGTCCGGGGCGTTGACCAGGTCGATCACCGGCGAGTCGTGGGCGTCGTAGACACCGGCGAGGTAGGTGCCCGACAGCGCCCCGAGGTGGCCCTCCTCGAGGGAGCCGCGGGTGCCGAGGCGGCCGTTGCCGACGGTGAAGACCGTCTCCCGGTAACCGGCCCGGGCCCGGTCGAAGCCGTGCTCGACGAGCGTCCACTCCGGATCGTGCCCGCTCATGCCGTCGCCACCGGGCCGTAGGCGTCCTCGATCTGCTTCGCGGTCCGGTCGAACGGCAGGTAGACGCTCAGGTCCGAACCGGACGCGCGCTGGGCGCCCATCGCGTTCCCGTAGTACGCGGCCGTCACGAAGTCCCCGAACTGGAGGTGCCCGAACGCCATCCCGGCCGCGAACGAGTCGCCGCAGCCCGTGGTGTCGACGACGTGCTCGACCGGGATCCGGGGCACGAGGTGCTCCTCCACGGACCCGTCCGGGCCCGGGAAGTACAGCGCGCACCCGTCCTCGTCGAGGGTGACGCAGACCGCCTGCACGCCCCGGTCGATGCAGTGCGCGGCCAGCTCGGGCAGCTGCTCGCGGTCCAGCGGGCGGCCGATCGCGTCCGGGTCGCCGCCCGGGGGCGGGAACCAGGTGCAGCCGGCCTCCTCCAGGTTCATCTTCAGGATGTCGATGTTCGGCAGCCAGGCGTCGCGGTCGATCCAGAGCCGCTTGGTCCGGACCCCGCGGGGCGCCAGGCTGACGCACGGACCGTGCGCGTCGAGCAGGATCGTGCCCGTGCCGTGGGTCTTGAGGTACGCCAGCGTCGTCGCCGGGACCTCGTAGTCGGTGATGGGGACGCAGACGAACGCGTCGGCGTCCACGACCTCCTCGACGTCCCCGGGCACGATCGGGTGCATGAACCCCGACTGCCGCTCGTTGCGGACGTTCTGGTCGACGTAGGTCAGGTCGATGACATCACCCCGGTCGGTGTGCGACCGGACCAGGGACAGGTCGACGTTGCCGAGGTGCCCGAGCAGGGCCTCGATCGGCTCCCGGTCCCGCTCGCGCACGTGCACGACCGGGACGACGACGTCGTCGTCGCCGAGCAGGGCGGCGAGCGCGGCCGTCGTGTAGAGCACGCAGCCGTACTTGTCGAAGACCTCGCCGCGGTGGGTGGTGATGTGGTCGCGGGGGATCGGGCCGAGCACGGCGACCTTGCGGCCGGTGGCCGGGTTCGTGGAGGTCATCTCAGCTCGCCTCCGGGGTCGGCTTCGGGTTCCGTGGGGCGATCTCGCCGCCCATGCTCTCGAGGTCCATGCCCTTGGTCTCGCGGACGAAGCGGCTCACGAACAGCAGCGACAGGACCGCGAACAGCGTGTAGAGGCCGTAGGCGAACCCGAGCGAGAACGCGGCCAGTGCGGGGAACGACACCGTGATCACCCAGTTCATCGCCCACTGGCCCGCGGCGGCGAGCGAGAGGGCCGCGGCCCGGATGCGGTTCGGGAACATCTCCCCGAGCAGCACCCACACGATCGGTCCCCAGGACATGCCGAACCCGATCACGAACACGTTCGCGGCGACGAGCGCGATCGGCCCGGCGACCCCGGACAGCACGAGGTCGCCTTCGGCGTCGACACCGGCGGTCACGAAGCAGAGGGCCATCGCGCCGAGCGAGAACGTCATCGCGGTCGAGCCGATGGTCAGCAGCGGCTTGCGCCCGAGCTTGTCGACCAGCGCGATCGCGATCAGCGTCGTCAGGATGTTGATGACGGAGGTGAAGACGCTGATGCCGAACGCGGCGCTCTCGCCGAACCCGACGGCCTGCCACAGGTCGTTCGAGTAGTAGAAGATGACGTTGATGCCGACGGCCTGCTGGAAGATCGACAGGAACAGGCCCACCCAGACGATCGGCCAGATCCCGCCGGTGGGCCGCCGCAGGTCGCTCCAGGACGGTTTCGTGCTGGCCTCCAGGGTCGCGCGGATCCGCTCGATCTTGATCTCGAGGTTCCGCTCCCCGAGGAGCGCCGTGAGCACCTTGCGCGCCTCGGGGATGCGCTGCTGCGCGACGAGGAACCGCGGGGACTCGGGGATGGTCGTCGCGAGCACGCCGTAGACGACGGCCGGCACGGCCATGGCCAGGAACATCCAGCGCCAGGCGGCCATGCCGAGCCACAGCTCGTTGCTCGCGCCGCCCGCCAGCTCGGCCAGCACCCAGTCGACGAGCAGCGACAGGAAGATGCCGGTGACGATGGCCAGCTGCTGCAGCGAGCCGAGCCGGCCGCGGATCCGGGCCGGGGAGGTCTCGGCGATGTAGGCCGGTGCGATCACCGAGGCGATGCCGACGCCGAGCCCGCCGATGATCCGGCCGATCACGAGGAGCTCGAGGTTCGTGGCCGCCCCGGTGACCACCGCGCTGGCGAAGAACAGCACGGCGGCGATCTTCATGACCTGGAGCCGGCCGATCCGGTCGGCGATGCGGCCCGCGGACATCGCCCCTGCGGCGGCGCCGAGCAGCGCGGACGCGACGGCGAAGCCCAGCCCGGCCTCGCTGGTG
It contains:
- a CDS encoding sensor histidine kinase; translated protein: MRTESSPSWWGGVLRTLVLPAVVALLTVGGTAFGLARRYWGPGPPPAVPPEIPFDGLAVALLAVGPLALVFRRANRIAALAVMAGAVVGYLGLGYPPTPPVGLALAVAIVSAVAAGLHHRAFAVVVVAAVVLAGWLLVAGRPVPWSATGPALAWLVALFAAGALWRVRRERIEQVRRAAEEERRRRAGEERLRIAQELHDVLGHHVSLINVQAGVALFLMDDDPEQARTALTEIKRASRDLLREMRSTLGVLRGVDEQAPRLPTPGLDRLDALLDEVRAAGLPVDRRTDGAPRPLPTGVDLAAYRIVQESLTNTRRHSGAAAAVVTLRFGADELELTVDDDGSGPADGVAEGAGLTGMRERARSVGGTLEAGPGPERGFRVHARLPAPPTAGGPEPAAAAPPDTAPAAGAPVPAPSPTGAPVPDAPGTAPPTGPDDGTVER
- a CDS encoding response regulator transcription factor, which codes for MIRVLLADDQALVRSGFRALLGSQPDLEVVAEAADGAEALAATREHAPDVVLMDIRMPGTDGLTATRSITDDPALAGTKVIVLTTFTDDSYVFEAIRGGASGFLVKDSEPGDLIHAIRVVHGGEALLAPAVTRTLIAEFAARSRGGPAGAARLDVLTEREREVLAEVAAGLSNDEIAVRLHMSPTTAKTHVSRTMTKVGARDRAQLVVLAYESGLVRPGWAG
- the aroQ gene encoding type II 3-dehydroquinate dehydratase translates to MTTVFVFNGPNLNLLGTRNPEVYGTKVLDDVEALCRDSAAGHGLELDFRQTNHEGTLVDWIHEAGAAVKRGEALGLVLNAAAYTHTSVALHDAIEGTELPTVEVHISNVHGRETFRHHSFVSPVAIGIVVGFGVDGYALAIDGLVRKRRPARSV
- a CDS encoding VOC family protein codes for the protein MPNMIFVNLPVADLDTSKAFYSALGFTLNEQFSDEQTASFVISDAIVVMVMTEKRFTEFTKQSGTADTGTAREVINALGVESRDEVDRIAEAGLGAGGTQGGDTQDHGFMYGRSVDDPDGHRWEFVWMDPSAVEG
- a CDS encoding Gfo/Idh/MocA family protein, yielding MTVKWGIIGPGRIAGKIAPDFGHVRDAELVAVASRSTERAEAFARSHGIGRVHTGYRSIIDDDGVDVLYIATPHPQHRALALAALEAGKAIMVEKAFTVSSVATREIAAAARNRGVFAMEGMWTRFFPAVVRLRELLAEGAIGEVRSVQADLGVRNRSAVDDRFFSPQLGGGALFDVGVYVISFAQMILGSPSVIAASGALAPSGVDLEESILLGWPDGRSAALQVSLQCAMPGSARVIGTEGWIEVPPRFHHPDRIVVHRFGAEPEEIVLPATGAGFTHEIEEVTRRVAAGETESPVMPLADTVAVQDVMAAVADQVGMVPEEGPAML
- a CDS encoding anthrone oxygenase family protein; its protein translation is MTTARDGFQGIAVDWAASGGVLGGVAGIGSGLLGGIYLAFSVAVLPALRRRPAGEAAATMREVNRVILNPVFGALFAGTALTCAALLLAGVLAGDPLRIAGAVTGLTAFVVTVAVNIPLNTALDRGGEWDSFAPRWTVANHVRAATSVLTVVLLYL
- a CDS encoding AraC family transcriptional regulator, giving the protein MPAPPFPVADPLGEALHVLRMDGVFYCRSELGEPWGMTLPATPGCLWFHVVTSGGCRLTVDGGEHVLRPGELALVPHGTGHVLRSAPDALAPDIRAIPHAMLDGRYALLRHGGAGPATRMVCGAVRFGHPAARDLVDRLPELIRVEPSPLGDRVQDTLRLIAAEVEDGRPGSDAVITRLADVLVIQAVRGRLERDAGARTGWLGALADDRIGRALAAVHREPERDWTVASLAATAAMSRSAFAARFTELVGEPAMAYVTRWRMQAAVDVLSGGDATVAEVARRFGYRSEAAFTRAFTRVVGEPAGQVRRRATARGPAGLEAFAGPG
- a CDS encoding glycoside hydrolase family 65 protein; protein product: MSGHDPEWTLVEHGFDRARAGYRETVFTVGNGRLGTRGSLEEGHLGALSGTYLAGVYDAHDSPVIDLVNAPDWLHTAVWVDGVRLDPDAAEIVEHERVLDLRTGLLHRSTTFADRAGRCTRLRSVRLASMADRDLCALRVEVTPLGHDAEVVVVAGVDGHRRNLDRLPRYPDGLDLPPQRRWDKWARSTHLDVRELGFAADGTGFLHADTIDRGTRLAFAFAVTAGRAADRSTDLVEGERVARRLEFRVPDGETVTVDKLVGIATSRDPGRPDDPGARAAATVAAHAAGGVDGAVRASTEAWAELWRDSELQVVGHEKDALALRFGTYHLLIAANPDDPTVSIGAKSLSGEGYRGHVFWDSEILLLPFYLYTRPETARSLLCYRHHTLPGARALSAENGTRGARYAWEAADTGREECPRWTPDGKDRFWTREEELHVTADVAYAVREYVAVTGDERFLLDAGAEILFETARFWVSRLEERADGSLGLSNVMGPDEFHSHVAENAFTNRLVRWHLTEAVDVHRTLAATAPDRLAGIGDAIGLDPDEVAGWADVADRVRRPVARPDGVIEQFDGYFDRLDVPIESWDENDMPRYPPGYHHFNCEDTKLLKQPDVLMLMYLLPDEYPPETQRANFEYYEARTLHKSSLSPSIHAILGLQVGDPTMAVRYFERSAYVDLDDNQGNTIEGMHIAAAAGTWQIAVHGFGGMRMLGGRLTFAPRLPERWERLRFTVRWRGHPVRVDLGHDESSFVLDASPGTTQGILVDGAEVLLVAGDPVTVPTKH